From a single Lolium rigidum isolate FL_2022 chromosome 7, APGP_CSIRO_Lrig_0.1, whole genome shotgun sequence genomic region:
- the LOC124677799 gene encoding probable arabinosyltransferase ARAD1 yields MKRLALLAVPALLLLSLSFLLLRPSSPPLLPSIPDDHLARLSVYVADLPRALNHGLLDLYWSLPAPDSRIPASSDPDHPPPRGGHPPYPASPLIRQYSAEYWLLASLLRPSAPASAAVRVVADWREADVVFVPFFATLSAEMELGWGATKGAFRRKEGNADYRRQREVVDRVTAHPAWRRSGGRDHIFVLTDPMAMWHVRAEIAPAILLVVDFGSWYKLDSKYAGSNSSNMIQHTQVSLLKDVIVPYTHLLPTLHLSENMDRPTLLYFKGAKHRHRGGLVREKLWDLMVNEPDVVMEEGFPNATGREQSIKGMRTSEFCLHPAGDTPSSCRLFDAVASLCIPVIVSDDIELPFEGMIDYTEFSIFVSVGNAMRPKWLMNYLRNITKQQRDEFRRNLARVQHIFEYENSHHSEDGAVHYIWKKIHQKLPMIQEAVTREMRKPEGASIPLRCHCT; encoded by the exons ATGAAGCGGCTGGCCCTCCTCGCCGTCCCCGCCCTCCTACTCCTAtccctctccttcctcctcctcagGCCCTCCTCCCCGCCGCTCCTCCCCTCCATCCCCGACGACCACCTCGCCCGCCTCAGCGTCTACGTCGCCGACCTCCCCCGCGCGCTCAACCACGGCCTACTCGACCTCTACTGGTCGCTGCCGGCCCCCGACTCCCGCATCCCGGCCTCCTCCGACCCGGACCACCCGCCGCCGCGCGGCGGCCACCCGCCCTACCCCGCCAGCCCGCTCATCCGGCAGTACAGCGCCGAGTACTGGCTCCTCGCCTCCCTCCTCCGCCCCTCTGCCCCTGCCTCCGCGGCGGTGAGGGTCGTCGCGGACTGGAGGGAGGCCGACGTCGTCTTCGTGCCCTTCTTCGCCACGCTCTCCGCCGAGATGGAGCTCGGGTGGGGCGCCACCAAGGGCGCCTTCCGCAGGAAGGAGGGGAACGCCGACTACCGACGCCAGCGGGAGGTCGTCGACCGCGTCACCGCTCACCCGGCGTGGCGCCGGTCCGGCGGCCGCGACCACATCTTCGTCCTGACAG ACCCTATGGCAATGTGGCATGTCCGGGCGGAGATTGCTCCAGCAATTCTATTGGTGGTTGATTTTGGCAGCTGGTACAAACTCGATTCGAAATATGCAGGAAGCAACTCTTCTAATATGATACAGCACACTCAAGTGTCATTGCTGAAAGATGTTATTGTACCTTACACACATTTGCTCCCCACCCTGCACCTGTCAGAAAACATGGACCGCCCCACTCTTCTGTACTTCAAGGGAGCCAAGCACAGGCACCGG GGTGGTTTGGTACGTGAAAAATTATGGGACTTGATGGTTAATGAGCCCGATGTTGTCATGGAAGAAGGTTTTCCCAATGCCACAGGGCGCGAACAATCAATTAAAGGGATGCGGACATCGGAGTTCTGCTTGCACCCAGCTGGTGACACCCCAAGTTCATGTCGTCTATTTGATGCTGTTGCCAGTCTTTGCATACCCGTCATTGTTAGCGATGACATCGAGCTTCCTTTCGAAGGGATGATAGACTACACAGAATTCTCCATTTTTGTGTCAGTCGGTAACGCAATGAGACCGAAATGGCTAATGAACTACTTGAGGAATATCACCAAGCAGCAGAGGGATGAATTCCGACGAAACCTGGCTCGAGTCCAGCATATCTTTGAGTACGAAAACAGTCATCATAGTGAAGATGGTGCTGTTCACTACATATGGAAGAAGATTCATCAGAAGTTGCCGATGATTCAAGAAGCGGTTACCCGGGAGATGCGGAAGCCTGAAGGAGCATCAATCCCACTTCGGTGCCATTGTACATGA
- the LOC124675528 gene encoding probable phytol kinase, chloroplastic, giving the protein MAARPGGALAFPSSPTSLLLSRSRSAPDLAAAPTRTGRRRRWLVAGVPAVAGALAASAQTPMLLRDGGATLLVTAGAYSLVRAFDALTERRLIEQNLSRKIVHVLSGVLFMSSWPLFSNSTEARFFAAVVPFLNCARLLTYGLGFFSDEALVKSVTREGKREELLRGPLYYVIVLLIIVLVFWRDSPIGIVSLSMMSGGDGFADIVGRRFGSLKLPFNRKKSWAGSVAMFISGSLLSALMLFYFSWLGHIQVSWDQALGKLLLVALAATVVECIPVNDVVDDNISVPLATMCVAFLLFGSTAT; this is encoded by the exons ATGGCGGCTCGGCCGGGCGGCGCGCTCGCGTTCCCCTCCTCCCCGACCTCCCTGCTGCTCTCTCGGTCCCGCTCCGCCCCCGACCTCGCCGCGGCACCCACGCGGACGGGGCGCCGGAGGCGGTGGCTCGTCGCCGGCGTCCCGGCCGTCGCGGGGGCGCTCGCGGCCTCCGCGCAGACGCCGATGCTGCTGCGGGATGGAGGCGCCACGCTGCTCGTCACGGCCGGTGCCTACTCCCTCGTGCGCGCATTCGACGCGCTCACCGAGCGGCGCCTCATCGAACAG AACTTGAGCAGAAAGATTGTCCATGTGCTATCCGGGGTTCTCTTCATGTCGTCATGGCCACTCTTCAG CAATTCGACTGAAGCGCGGTTCTTCGCTGCAGTAGTCCCATTCTTGAACTGCGCAAGGCTTCTCACCTACGGACTCGGTTTCTTCTCCGATGAAGCTCTAGTAAAATCGGTGACCCGTGAAGGAAAGCGAGA GGAATTGCTGAGAGGTCCTCTGTATTATGTCATCGTGCTGCTGATCATTGTTCTAGTGTTCTGGCGTGACTCCCCTATCGGGATCGTCTCCCTGTCGATGATGAGCGGTGGTGATG GCTTTGCTGACATTGTTGGAAGAAGATTTGGCTCACTCAAGCTGCCATTCAACCGCAAGAAGAGCTGGGCCGGGAGCGTCGCGATGTTCATTTCTGGGTCCCTGCTATCCGCTCT AATGCTGTTCTACTTCTCTTGGCTTGGTCACATTCAAGTCAGCTGGGATCAGGCGCTTGGTAAACTGCTTCTCGTTGCGTTGGCGGCTACTGTGGTGGAGTGTATTCCTGTAAATGATGTTGTAGATGACAACATCTCGGTTCCTTTGGCCACCATGTGTGTAGCCTTCCTGTTGTTTGGCAGCACTGCAACTTGA